AAGCGTATTTTGCATTACTCTTGATATAGCTTGTGTTACAAATTCTGGCGCACATATATATCCTAATCTCCATCCAGTCATTGCAAATCCCTTTGAAAATCCCGAAACAATAATCGTTCGTTCTCTCATATCTTCAATAGCGGCAATCGAACAAAATGAATCATCATAGGATAATTCAGCATATATTTCATCAGTAATCACAAGTAAATCATGAGTAATAGCGATCTCTGCAATTGATTTTAACTCTTGTTTATTTAATAGACTTCCTGTCGGATTATTAGGAGAACAAATAAGAATGGCTTTAGTCCTTTCTGTTATAGCTCGTCTTATTTGTTCAGGCTGAGGCTTAAATTCGGTTTCAATTGAAGTTTGGACTAGAACCGGCTTCCCACCTGCCAGAGTAATCAATGGGGCATAAGCAACATAGCTCGGCTCTATCATGATAACCTCTTCACCTGGATTTAAAATAGTCCTAAGCGAAATATCTAACGCCTGGCTTCCACCAACAGTCACAAGAATATCTGTATAGGGTGAATAGGTAACTTGAAAACGACTTTTCATATAATAGGAAATTTCTTTCCTTAAATCAAGAAGTCCTTCTCTTTCAGTATACGATGTATAACCTCGCTCGATGGACTTAATAGAAGCATGACAAATTGACCATGGTGTTTCAAAGTCTGGTTCCCCACCCCAAGTGAGATAACCCCATCCATTGTTTCGGCTAAATCAAAGAATCGCCGTATTCCAGATGGCTTTATTTGAATAACTAATGAAGATAACTTAGATCGCATAATCCAATCACCATTTTTATTACCTGGACATCTGAAAAATACCCGACTATTATTTTTACATTATTGCATGGTGTTCTTTTACCACTCGCAAATAGTTTAACTCAGAATCCTCTGCACCTTGAACCTGGAAGTCCTGCCTCTATATTTTCTTTAATATAGATTATATTTTCCAATGTTATAACCTCACCCTGGGATGAAAATAGGAATTCCAGGAGGATAAACCATAACAAATTCTGCGATGATTCTTCCCACAGATTGTTCAATTGGAACTACTTCCGTATCTGCATAAAAGGCATCACGAGGTGTTAATGCCAATGAAGGAATATCTGGCAATATAACGAATGGATTTTGTTTGGAAACAGAATTTCTATACTTAACAGACAACTCCTTTAAAGCTTTTACAAGTATAAATAAATCCACTTCACAGTCACCTGATGTGACAATACAAAGAATGTTGTATAAATCCGACATCTCAACTTCAATATTAAATTTTTCACGTAGCCATACTTCTACGTCATGTCCAGAGACACCTAAATCTTTTACAGAGATTAAAAGTTTTGTTGGGTCATAGGAAGCCGCAGCAGATGAATGTAACACTTCTTTCCCCATACAATACAAACCTTCAATTTGATTTATTTCATATCGTGTTTTCTCTGCAAGTCGAATACAATCTTCAAGCAAAGCTTGTCCCTCTGTTGCCAAAGATTTTCTAGCTACATCCAATGAGGCAAGCAATAAATAAGAGGTTGAGGTTGTTGTCAACATACTTAATATCGCTTGTACTCTCTGTGGTGATACGAGATTCCCACGTAAATTTAAGATTGAACTTTGAGTAAGTGAACCACCAAGTTTATGAACGCTTGTTGCTGCCATATCAGCACCTGCCTTCATAGCGGATATTGGTAATTCATGATGAAAATGAATATGCGCACCGTGAGCCTCGTCAACTAGCACTGGAATATTTCTAGAATGAGCAATGTCTACAATTCTTTTCAAATCTCCAGAAACTCCAAAATATGTTGGATTTATTACAAGTACAGCTTTCGAATCTGGATGCTGTTTTAATGCTCTCTCTACAGAATCAGGTGTAATCCCATGAGAAATGCCCAGTTTAGGATCGACTTCAGGATGTACAAACACAGGAATAGCTCCCGATAAGACAATTCCACTCATAATTGATTTATGGACATTCCTTGGTACTATAATTTTGTCTCCAGGATTACAAACCGACATAACCATAGTCATAATTGCTCCGCTTGTCCCCTGTACTGAAAAAAAGGTATAATCTGCACCGAATGCTTCTGACGCAAGATCTTGAGCTTCTTTTATGACTCCTTTTGGCAAATGTAAATCATCTAACGGACCGATATTGATTAAATCAATCGATAGCGCATTATCTCCAATAAATTCTCTAAAATCCGGATTCATCCCTCTCCCTTTTTTATGTCCAGGAATATGAAATTGAATAGGATCTTTTTTTGCATGTTCTATAAGAGCCGTAAATAATGGTGTATCAAATTGTGTACTTATTTGTTTTTTATCAATATCTAAATCTATATCTAAATCTCTTTCTAATGTAGCCAATCCTGAAACCATTCTCTTAATCCCCTTTCTCCTCTAAGTCCATTGCGCCTTTGTAAACAAGATCAAACAGCTCTTCCAAATCGTTTTCTTCAACACATGAGAAGGCAATTCTTAAATCTGTATCATTAATCGCAATGGTCCCTACCCCATATTGATCTAATAAATGCACTCTAAGTTTTTCAGCGTTGATCTTTATTAACCGAAGGCACATAAAATAGCCCGAGTTAAATGGATAAAAAGACCAATATTTATTTTGAAATTTTTCTTTTAGTAGAATTTCCTTTACTTTTCGAGCCCTTCGTTCCAACACTGTGAACTTTTTCTGTTTTTCTTTCTCAAATTGTTTGGATTGTAATGAATCCAACGTAATGGTTTGCGACAAATGAGAAGAACTCGAAATGGTCCCCCTAATAATCCCTTTTGTTTTTTCCTCTAATGCTTCCAAAACCGCTTGACTCTCAGCCGAATAGGTGATAAATCCAACTCGCAAACCCCATACAAAATTTTCTTTCGTCGCTCCATCTATTTTAATGGGTAATATTTTTGGATGTAATCCAGAGAGTTTACCGAACAATGATTCTTTTATGGAATCTTCGTAAAATAAACCAAAATAAGCATCATCTAATATGACGACTATTTTAATGTCCGCTAACGCTGCTTCATTTAATACAGAAATAATCTGTTCTACTTCCTCAATATGAGGGGTATAGCCAGTTGGGTTATTGGGAAAATTCAACAAAACAATTGCCTTCCCGGATAATGATTGTTTCATTATAGATTTTTTAAAAGAGGTAACATTAAATTGTTGATTTTCATCAAATAACGGGAAAGTTTCCAGATTTCCACCTCGTCTTACATGAAAGATAGAATGATAGTTTCCCCAATATTTATCAGGTATGATGATTGTATCGTTAGAGTCTACAAATAAATCAGCAATTACACTGAGTCCATGTGTAAGAGCATTCGTTACAATAGGTAAACCTATCTTTTTATTTTGTAAAGATGGATTATCCCGTAACAATTTTTCTTTCCATGCTAGACGCAAGCTCTTTTTTCCCTCAGGTGGTGAATATGGATAAATGTCCTTAGGTGAATATCCGACTAACTGATCCTGTATATGTTTAAAGTGCATTGGCTGATTATTCTCAGTAGCAATACCGATCGTTGCATTAAATCGATATGCTTTTTTGCTGGCCTCCGCACTTTGACTGAGTATGCCCTTTGGATAGTATAAATGTTTTCCTAGATTGGAGAGCATATCATATATATATGAATTTTCATTTTTTATCGTATCATTTAGTTTTTTTGCCAAAACATTCAATGCTCTGTCCCCTTTATTAATGGTTTAGAATAGTTTTTAATTGATCAATCAAGGTAGCATTTTCTTCTGATGTTCCAACAGAAATGCGAATAAACTCTGGCATCCCCCAAGTATTTCCATAGCGAACAATAATTCCTTTTGCCATCAATTGATGATAGATATCCTTTGCTTTAGGTCCTAGTTCGACTAAAACAAAATTACTCATACTTTCATAATATTTTAACTTCAGTTCATCAAATGCATGATACAGTTGTTCACGTCCGACCCTGTTCACTTCTTTCGATGCCTCAACATGATCTTCATCTGTAATAGCAGCAGTTGCTGCAGCTTGGGCCAAGGAATTGACATTAAAAGGTTCCTTCACTTTCAAAATATCATTTATAATGGACTCTCTTGAGATTCCAAAACCAACCCGCAGTCCTGCTAGACCATATATTTTTGAAAAGGTTTGTAGAACAATAATCGGATAATCCTTTTTAACAAATTCAATACCGTCTGTATAATCAGCAGCTGTTGCAAAATGGCTATATGCAGAATCAAAAACTACCAGAATATGTTTTGGTAGGGCCGTTAATAATTGATCAAGTTTATTCTTAGGCAAATATGTCCCTGTCGGGTTATTAGGGGAACAAATATATACTAATTTTGTTTTTTCCGTTACGGAAGATACAATAGCATGAATGTTAAATTGAAAATCCTCACCAAGAGGAACAGCTACAACGTTTGCACCCATTAAATTGGCTCCAAAATCATATTCACTAAAGGATGGCGAAGGGACAATGATTTCAACACCAGGCTCTAAAAACGTCTCAGAAACTAAAGTAATCAGTTCATCTGCTCCATTTGTTATGATGAGATTCTTTTCATTCAAACCAAGCCTTCTTGTAATAGTATTCTTAAGGTTTGTGGCATTTGCATCCGGATATCGGTTCAATTCTGTTAAGCAGCCGCCAATTTCCTTGATAGCTTTTGGTGATGGTCCGATAGGATTTTCATTAGAAGCTAATTTAATTACCCTATCTAAACCTAATTCTTTCTGCACTTCCCAGATTGGTTTTCCAGGTAAATATGGCTTAATTTTGCTTAATGATTTTCGGGGTTCAATTAAACTCATTCTGTTCATCCTTTCTTGCACTATTCCATAATAAATCAATGTCGAATTTTGAAACCATCCAATCATCGGGAATTTGTATCATCCACTGCTTATTCTTAGAATCTAGTAATTATAAAACCAAAAAAATATAGAAATAAAAGAGGCAATGGATCACCACTGCCCTTTTAAAAAAATAGAATTATTTCACCGTTTAAGGATATTTAAAAATGCTGCAAAGTTTCAAGTGGACAACTTACTTGTGTCTATAGTTGGATTTATAATTGAAGCACCACTAATGGATAATGTTAGTCTGAAACAAATTCTTTCGTAATTCTAACTCTTTTGGGCATATATTTTCCATAACGGTGTAAATTTGAACGTCTATACTCCTCAGCTTCTTCTTTTGTTTCAAACTCTTCGTATTCTTCAACCTCTTCTTCAGTAACTAGTTCATTCACTAAAATCCAATATTCTTTGCAATACATTTTCAACTACCTCTTTTTTATGATTATAATATTAGTTTGGAACAGGAGTTGGAGTCGGTGTTCCATATGATTCATATTTTTCATTAATATAATTGTTAATTTCCTTAAGCTCTTTTCCATCTTGACTCATTTCTACCGCCTCACGGGCGATTTGGACACAAATGTCTCAAGCGGTTCCGTGTGGGTCCCATTCAGTTACTGCATTGTCTGAATCCATATTTTTGACAAAACAATCAAGATTGCTCATATGGCCGGCCCCTTCACCGCAACCACAAAAACATGGGACAGAAGCCAATACTTCAGGGTTCTGTGATGCCATTACATAAGTCTCCTGCACTTGTGGCGAGGTCGATAAAACAAAGTCTGGAAATTTTGCATGCTTTGAATCCAGTGATAAATCATTTTTTGAACTACAACCTGCTAACAACCCTATAAGCAAGAGTAAAACCATGATGAAATTAGAATATCTCATGTAAATAAAGCTCCATTTCAATTATTATTGACTTCATTGTGCCTAGTTACGAAACGAGTATTTGCTATGTTTCTAACCATCTCCTTTGCGTAAATTCCTAGTATTTATATCTATATCATAAGGAATTTACATAAATTAAAGGACCATCCAATCCTTAAAGTTTTTCCTCATCCAATTTATGTATTTTCATTCATAAAATAAATTTAATTATCAATAAAATCCTTATGTATCAAGGTTTAGAAAAAAGAAGACCTAGTGCAGCATCACACCAGGCCTTCATTAAGGTCATATTTTATCCACATTTGATAACGCCTCTGCAAATCGATAGATCCCTTCTTTGATCATGTTTTGACCTGCTCTTCCATAAGTGAAACGAAGGCACCCTTTTTCTGTCCCTAAAACATTCCCCGGGACATATGCGACACCCTTTTTTAAGGATTCTTCCAATAGTTGATTTTCATTTACAGATTGATTAACTTTCACCCAAAGATGGATTCCACCTCTAGGTGACAAAAATTCAACCTTTTGTCCTAGTAAATCATTTAGACTTTCCACGATTTGGTTTCTCTGATTCTCTAGCTGGACTCTTAAATGAGTAATATGTGAATCGAATTGCTCTGATAAAAGAAATTGATTTGCCACCCATTGTGGAAATATGCTGTGGCCAAAATCTACCTGTTGTTTCGCATCTGCCAGTCGTTGAATAACATTTGTAGGGCCGGTCACCCATCCGATTCTTAAACCGGATGCAACAATTTTGGAAAGTGAACTAATATAAAGGACATTACCATTATCATCCATTGACTTAAGCGTTGAGTTTATTTCACCATTATAGGAAGTTAAACTGTAGGGATCATCCTCAATTATGGGAATCCCAAACTCAGCCGATAAAGCCAATATTTGGCGGCGACGTTCGAAGGATAATACGGTCCCCGTTGGATTTTGGTAATCTGGATTTAAAAAGACCATTCGAATTCGATGCTGCTTGTACATGGTTCGAATATCGTCAGGATTCACCCCATGCTCATCAATCGGAAGATGAAACGTTCTTAATCCTGCTGATTGAAAAATGGGAAGGGAATAGCTATAAGAAGGATCCTCAATTGCTACCGCATCCCCAGGTTTCAATAGACACTGTACAATTAAATGGAGGGCCTGTTGAGCACCCGATGTAATAAGAATAGACTCGGGATTTGAGACAATATTCTTATATTGCTTGATATGGGAAGATATAGTCTCGCGTAATTCCTCATTCCCCAGAGGGTGATCATAGCCTAAATGTCCAGTAAACAGGTGCTGTGAAAATAAATGTTGAAATTGTTTGTTCGGAAATAAGTTTGAGGACAACTCTCCACTTGCCATGTTAATAAGAGCATGTTCCTGCGTTTTCATTCGGAGTTTTCGGACCACAGGAAGATTAGGAAGAAAAGAACCATCCTCC
The DNA window shown above is from Bacillus sp. T3 and carries:
- a CDS encoding PLP-dependent aminotransferase family protein, encoding MEWKPNRSDKKPVYKQIADYIEHGISTGLFSPASMLPSERALAESLQVNRSTVVAAYEELQSLGVVERKKGSGTRISTDIWGLTHKRIPNWGRYLEDGSFLPNLPVVRKLRMKTQEHALINMASGELSSNLFPNKQFQHLFSQHLFTGHLGYDHPLGNEELRETISSHIKQYKNIVSNPESILITSGAQQALHLIVQCLLKPGDAVAIEDPSYSYSLPIFQSAGLRTFHLPIDEHGVNPDDIRTMYKQHRIRMVFLNPDYQNPTGTVLSFERRRQILALSAEFGIPIIEDDPYSLTSYNGEINSTLKSMDDNGNVLYISSLSKIVASGLRIGWVTGPTNVIQRLADAKQQVDFGHSIFPQWVANQFLLSEQFDSHITHLRVQLENQRNQIVESLNDLLGQKVEFLSPRGGIHLWVKVNQSVNENQLLEESLKKGVAYVPGNVLGTEKGCLRFTYGRAGQNMIKEGIYRFAEALSNVDKI
- the hisC gene encoding histidinol-phosphate transaminase translates to MNRMSLIEPRKSLSKIKPYLPGKPIWEVQKELGLDRVIKLASNENPIGPSPKAIKEIGGCLTELNRYPDANATNLKNTITRRLGLNEKNLIITNGADELITLVSETFLEPGVEIIVPSPSFSEYDFGANLMGANVVAVPLGEDFQFNIHAIVSSVTEKTKLVYICSPNNPTGTYLPKNKLDQLLTALPKHILVVFDSAYSHFATAADYTDGIEFVKKDYPIIVLQTFSKIYGLAGLRVGFGISRESIINDILKVKEPFNVNSLAQAAATAAITDEDHVEASKEVNRVGREQLYHAFDELKLKYYESMSNFVLVELGPKAKDIYHQLMAKGIIVRYGNTWGMPEFIRISVGTSEENATLIDQLKTILNH
- a CDS encoding PCYCGC motif-containing (lipo)protein — its product is MRYSNFIMVLLLLIGLLAGCSSKNDLSLDSKHAKFPDFVLSTSPQVQETYVMASQNPEVLASVPCFCGCGEGAGHMSNLDCFVKNMDSDNAVTEWDPHGTAUDICVQIAREAVEMSQDGKELKEINNYINEKYESYGTPTPTPVPN
- a CDS encoding aminotransferase class I/II-fold pyridoxal phosphate-dependent enzyme translates to MNVLAKKLNDTIKNENSYIYDMLSNLGKHLYYPKGILSQSAEASKKAYRFNATIGIATENNQPMHFKHIQDQLVGYSPKDIYPYSPPEGKKSLRLAWKEKLLRDNPSLQNKKIGLPIVTNALTHGLSVIADLFVDSNDTIIIPDKYWGNYHSIFHVRRGGNLETFPLFDENQQFNVTSFKKSIMKQSLSGKAIVLLNFPNNPTGYTPHIEEVEQIISVLNEAALADIKIVVILDDAYFGLFYEDSIKESLFGKLSGLHPKILPIKIDGATKENFVWGLRVGFITYSAESQAVLEALEEKTKGIIRGTISSSSHLSQTITLDSLQSKQFEKEKQKKFTVLERRARKVKEILLKEKFQNKYWSFYPFNSGYFMCLRLIKINAEKLRVHLLDQYGVGTIAINDTDLRIAFSCVEENDLEELFDLVYKGAMDLEEKGD